Within Seriola aureovittata isolate HTS-2021-v1 ecotype China chromosome 12, ASM2101889v1, whole genome shotgun sequence, the genomic segment GGGTAATGCAGTTCccactttcacatttttatttatacaaaataTCAAACTCATTTTCATCAGAACTTCATCTACCTGTGAGCTTCTCCTCGCTCTCACTGTTGGCCTTCTTCTTGCTCTTTGATTTTTGATtacctgaggaagaggaggacacaggTATCACTTTTATGAAGACTGAGAGAACACACCTGTTATCCAACGTCAGTGTGACGTTCAGACAGGAGCACAGGGTTGCACTGGTAGCTTTGACCAAGGagtcagattttatttgtggTTACTGTATTCAGAGAAAAGCAACAGGTCTGGGACAGCGATCACAAACTGTAGTGCAGGTGAGCGAGCAGAGAAAGGGAAGCGGTGCTGCTGGTTGGTTGTTGTGGATGAACTCTGacctgcaggagcagcaggagcagctgcagcagcagcagctctcagagGCAGCAGAGCGTCGGGGTGTGAGGCCGACACACCGGCATCTGTGGACAGAGACAAGGTggaatatgtacatatattaaaaatatgcaCTGAATATGTGCTGgatttttacatagaaaacatgcTCACAACATGTCGCGACCATATGTTTTCTAAGTAAGAATGAGGCCTATATAATGtttatataaagtttattaaaacaacatacacgttacaaatatatatgtttatatatgctTTTCCAGGTCTGTTCGAGCTTCACTGAGTGTCTCTAGTCTCCACTATATGTGTGGAGAGAAACCACATGAATTTCACATGTACAAAAACACGTCTGAACACGTGATCTCTGCACATGtgaaattaaacatgaaaacatgttaaaatctcACGTGAAATGTGTGAATTATTCCAAAACCACATGTGAAACCTTTGAGATTTTACATGTGAAACCCAGATGTGTTGCTAAGTTACAGCGGGGCTCTGTCGCGGCCGTGGCTGTCGGTTCTTACCGCAGTGTAGCTGGTAGTCAGGGCAACAGGTGTTGTGGTGGATGCACTGGGGGTCACACTCGCACAGCTGACCACGTCTGAACGGCTCGCCGCAGCGACCCAGACAGGACTGAGCTGAGAACAGAACAGTGTCAACAGTGTTGCTCTCAACAAGtccaaataaataatcaatgatGTGAGCTGTGATCTTGTGATCTTACCAGTGGTGCAGGTCGTCTCAAAGTCTGGGCAGCACTCATTATACTGCAGACACCTGAAGTCACAGGTGCACTGCTGACCTCTGGCGAAAACCTCCCCGCAGCGAGCCACGCAGCtgcctgcagagacacagagcaggtgtgtgagtgtgtcatgtgacatcatAACTTTATGGAAACCAAGAAACTTCTGGCCTAACATTTCCCTGGGTCCTGGGCCCGAGTccggcccatatacttccacatctggacagcTGCTCTATTCTCTGGTATCGGCCAAAAGTTGAGCCAGAGTTGGGCCAGATGTGGAGGTAGCATCTGAACATAAGTGTGGTCGATTCAGAAGCtgaaacaggtgtgtgtcagttcCTACCTGGTccggcggcagcagcagacgTCACAGCGAGGCCAAGCAGCAGGAGCCACAGGGACATCTtcgtcatcatcctcatcatcatcattttttactCAACACTCAGTGTGAACAGAATCTGATCGAACAACAGCTGcaagatacagagagagagagagagagagagagtgagagagagacactgatgcACAGTGATAGACAGAGAGAGTCAGTCGTTACCTTCTCGGTGTGTCACCTCTGCTCTTCGTCTCACAGTCCGTCTCTGTTGGTCTTATATACCAGAGGCAGGACGCTTTTAATTAGcatgacacacactcacactacgCCCAGACTCTAATTAAAAACTGCCAGGACATATTGAACCTTCCTACACTGGCAATAAACGAACTCCTACACACAGTAACCTTTCAAAGTCAGAGAGGGAAAGTGGGAAACGACTCCACTTActttgtgttctttgtttttgcacAAGAAAACTCTTcttccacttttttttaaagctttaaaatctaTGTTCTTTacattaaaatttttttttttgaatactattgttttaaatcatcattattattattttttttacctaaagCTCtacttcagtgttttgtttttttaccctCGTGAGGTCTGTGCCGTCCCCCACATATGACATCACTTCTTGCCTTTTTGACGACGTGGTGTTTGATCCAGCCAGGATTGATGTCATGTGGTTTTGACACTTGTTCAGTTTGGGTTTGAGTTGTTCATCTCGGTGCCTGGATCATTGACAGAGGGAGactgtgggtgtgagtgtgggATCAATGCGAGGGTCCGTCTGGTGAGACATTCACCTCAGTTTGATGTGGACGGATTCGTTTATCTCCTCAACACGAACACGAGCAAAGATAAGGAAAAGACATCGAGAgagaaatatattttacttaGTCAAAGTGACAAAAGGGTTGacagtaaccatgacaaccaagacACCAGAGCGCTTCCTGCATCCGATGTGCTCTGATATCTTAAATGATCGTAACACTCAAAGTGCATCAACaaaatctgatctgatttaCAAAACTGTTTTAACTCCAGCTCTACTTACGACCTTTTTCTGGGgctttcaaccacatttcaTGGTTTACATCAGCAGATGGAGGctcctcagttgtcatggagataaCTCACACAGGGGAAACTGAGAGAAAAGTGAACGAACCACAACGTATAATCACGTGGCTGACGTTTCCTACTTGGCTCACTTGAAGATGAAGACGGTGAGATATGGTTGAAagtcctggaaaaaaaaaaactagtaaGAGGACCTTGAGGTTAGTTAGTGAAACTACTTTTCCCAAAGTCCAGACCGCAGAATAGTTATAATGTCTTTTTGAACAGGATCCtgagtgtgttttaatttaatttaatccatATAATCTAAtcgaatctaatctaatataatataatctatttttttacagattaaagTTGAATTCATAGTTGAGTTTCCAATCATCATCTCACCTTATTTACCTCCTTATCATTTATTATGTCCTTATTTCTCTACTTGCTGGAAGTTAGATATGAGTACATTACGTTTTTAAAAGCTGTCACCAGTGTTGGTGTTTCTGGGCTCGATGTTTCCtgatgttattttatcttttgttttttgtctttatgaCATGAAGCAGCTGAACTGAGGACGTTCAGTCACAAACTAAATGTAAAGCAGATGTGGATCAAACTAACTGGATGACACCGTATTTGAATGAAACAcagactgtattttatttacaaaccaagaagtattttatttatttattcacactcataaaacattacaaatacgTTGTGTACAGTGAAGTGCATGTGCAGGTGAGGTGAGAAACCcatccaggtgtgtgtgttaaaacctCACCTCGACGTAAAAAGTTACgatcatatatatattaaaaaaatactactaataataatgataattagaaaacaaacaattcaaaagaaactgcaaagacaacacaatatgTGCAGTAGAAGcgaataaattaaatgaatccatcaaccagaaacacaaaaagaaaaacattcccaagtcactgagtcactgcagcaaGTCAGCACGCCCACTCTGTTCCCATTCACCTGGTcctcactcactgtgtgtgtgtgtgtgtgtgtgtgtgtgtgtgtgtgtgtgtgtgtgtgtgtgtgtgtgtgtgtgtgtgtgtgtgtgtgtgtgtgtgtgtgtgtgtgtgtgtgtgtgtgtgttcccacactcagctgtgttttgatgGGCAGCGTTAATGAGGCCTGAGGCAGCAGCGTGGTCGTCGTGAATCATTGTGATTGGTCAGACGGTTAGATTAAAGCAGCTTGTGAAACTTTATGAGCGCCCCTCATTGTGACCACGTTCAGACAGTGGGACGCACCCTGGCAGGCATTTCAGatcaccacatacacacacacacacacacacacacacacacactcagtaggTGTTGAGGGGCAGGAGTCCAGACAGACATTATGAAACAAGTATTTAAAGTGTCTGGcaaagacaacagagaaaagaccaGAGATTCATTCTGCAAGAACATTTAATGGTCAGTTCAGTTCTTGAAGACAGATGTGATGTTTGCAGATGTGCGTTCGCTTTATGCTTCCCTCTGATGGGACTGACCAGTGTCCGCCTGCTTTACCTCATGCTCCTGGTATCTTCCCCTCACTTCttcattatttcagctttaTAGCTGAAGTTTTGCGAGTCGGTAAAAAATGTTCTCCTTTGTTTACTCGCTGTGGTCAGTTAATTCAAACCGTCAAACCTCAGGAACTTgctgtgaaatatttgtttttcataatattgttattcttttatttataattgtCCATTTTAtaacatgtttaaatatttgttcCAAGATTTTTAAATTGGTAGAAATCATAGAGATTTCCATTGTTTATAATATTCTATATACCTTGTATTAGTGATATATTATACTAGGCTATATTACTAATAGGCCTGAGTATTTTTCTGTTCTTTGGGGGGATGTGaaattctctttttctttgaattaatatacagtatgagcCACGTTTCCATCTAACTCCATCCAACTCGATTTTCTACTTTCTGTCCTCAAAACTAAATTTTTGTTCACCTTGAATAAACAGCACCGAGGAGAAAGGAAGCAGGAACTTAACCAACCATGAGATGATACAGAAATATAAGAATATACATCTCAGAAGAACATCctggacacagaaaaaaaatagaataaatatcTTACTCTTCCTCCCTATTCACAGCCATTCAACGTACATGTTTGACCTGTAACACACAGGAACGAGTTAGTTTGAGTTATGTAATAAACATAATGTCGCTTCAGTTGGAACAACAAATCAGCAAAATAACTTCCCAGAACATCTGAAACTTCTGATGGGATTAATGTCGGGATTAAACTGGTGAATTCTAACAGGGATAATGTAAAACATGAGTCGCCACTCAGTTTGTATCTGATATTAATAATCTGGGTTTTCAGATTGATCCATGTAGGAAGGAGAGTTTTCTGTCGTAAAACATGGGCAACTGACCATCATGTCATAGGCTTCAATTTTCcactatttctattttttttccaaagcattTTTAAACGTTACTCCAAACCAGAAAACCATCCAGGTTTCCTACTAATTTTAATTAACAACTAAAGAGTGTACaataattgtaaatattatttatagtCTGGTGTCCACACTCCAGTCCAGTAGGTGGCGGTAATACACCCAATTGTTTTATTAATCGTTAACCGTTTTACACAGAAAGAAGAATCCGAGGGAACCGGAACTTTGACAAGAGTATGGGTTTCCGGTCGGACAGATTTAAAGACGAACCAAATACCAACGTGAGCGcgttcactttattttattgaacttcatattattttttgttgttctcGGTTGGTCTTCACTTCGTTAATGTTCGGTCCGAAACCTAACGAGCAGGTTTCACTGGTAGAGTTTAAACCACGGAgaggctaagctaagctaagctaagctaagctaagctaacgagGTGAGTTAACTGACAGCACTGTATCATCAAGTGCATATAAAGCTCTGAACTGAGTTTACACAGGAGTTGGAAGAAGTTCAGTTAATATAATTATTACTTGCTGTAGGTCTGAAAAGTGTCTAATTAGTATTTCAGTAATTATCAAAGAACAGATTCCAGAAGTCAGGcagatatatgatatataaaaatatgttcttgttaaatgaaaatacatatacatacaaaatTAAGGAAAACAATGCAGCTTCCTTCATTAAACTAAtctaaaaaaacacatatattgcaatattttaacacattattttctAATTGTCCTGTATTGACACATTGAACTTCAATCTATAAGTTCCACATTTTTCAAAGCAGAAATATCTAACAGAtataatgctttattatacaaagaagcaaaaaacaTGTAGGATACGAAGAACACTAGACCATCTCGTTTGGTCGGAGGTTTCAGATATGCAGCCCGTCAGATACATGAGAGCTTCTAGAgtatttatattaaatgtaaCTGAACACCAGTTGAGAGTCGATGGGtgtcagctctgtctgtctctgcagtcaTGCTCCTGGTGGACCCAGGCCTCTACATCGGCACCGCAGCTGATCTCAACGACAGACAGGCGCTGGCCGACGCAGCCGTCACACATGTCCTGTCTGTGGACTCTGTCGACCCCGCCGGTCTACTTCCTGCTGACGGTGGCTTTCACAGGAAGTGGGTCAACGTTTTGGATGAGGTGACCTCTGATCTCTTGAGTCACATGGACGACTGCTTCCTGTTCATTCGGGAGGCTGTGGATGGAGGCCGCACGGCAATTGTTCACTGGtaagggtcagaggtcagcggGATGCCCTGAGAGTTTTTCCTCCATCATGTCACCTTGATGTATTTCCATCCAGCATTTTACTTTTGTCACCAAAGAAACTGAATGTTTAAACCTAATGACGAAGGTTTAGTCGTGTCTCCTTCAGCAGTTCTCTGCTGGTGACTGTTAGCAGGTTTATTTTTGGTCACAGTGCagtcagaaagtattcacaccccttcactttatcacttttcatgttgTCTTAttctaaaatcatttaaattcacactcagtgaaaacagaatcttggattttttttgctaatttattaaaaaggaaaaactgaaatatcacatttaaatatgtttcttttatattctttatttgttAAGTTGCaatcctccttttttctttctcattttaattAACATCTCAAGAGTGTGCAATAATTCCACTACACATTTACCCGATTCCGGGATGGAAACCgtgaataagaaaataatgcTGCATGGTAAACTAATAAACAgaaaccgtgtgtgtgtgtgtgtgtgtgtgtgtgtgtgtgtgtgtgtgtgtgttgtgtgtgtgtgtgtgtgtgtgtgtcagccaggCTGGTCGAAGTCGCAGTGCCACCATTGTGACCGCTTATCTAATGAAGAGACACCAGCTGGGCTTCACTGAGGCTTACGATAGACTGAAGAGCGTCAAACAGGATGTACAGTAAGTgcctgtgagagagagagagagagagagagagagagagagatatgcacctgagggttttttttaggGTTTCTAGTctatgtttgtgttcatgtaatGGTCATTAGATGCAGAGCAGGTCACTGAGAGCTGGTCATGTGTTTCAGGGTCAACACTGGCTTTGAGGAGCAGCTGCGTCTGTATGAGGCCATGAACTGTGAAGTGGACTCCTCCAGTCCTTTGTACAAACAATACAGACTGACCAAGATCACTGAGAAGTACCCTggtaatcacacacacacacacacacacacacacacacacacacacacacacacacacacccctaaaCTCATCattatttgattattgattgaacattttctgtcccaactgtgtgtgtgtgtgtgtgtgtgtgtgtgtgtgtgtgtgtgtgtgtgtgtgtgtgtacgcgcagagctgcagcaggttcCCAGGGAGCTGTTTGCCGTTGACCCCGCCCACTCCAGCTCCTCTGAAGTATCATATCGCTGCAGGAAATGCAGGTGACAGGTGCAGAAGTTCACACAGTGACTCACTGGAGGAGAATTTCAAAATGTCGtacatgaaaagtcaaagaCCTTCCACGAGGAAGCGTCACTGTCTTCTGGAGCACCTCGCTGCTTCATTAATCCTTTTGTCATCAATATGTTTTCGTGAGTTTAgaggaataattcaacattttgggaaatgcaccTCCTGACTCCttatctccacctcctctgcagACGAACTCTGTTCCGTGGCTCCAGTATCCTGAGTCACCCAGTAGGAGAAGGAGCGTCAGCCTTCGGGCACAAGAAGTCCGGTAACCTCACTGGTACGAAGACACCAGCATACACCAGCATACACCAGCATACACCAGTATACACCAGCATACACCAGTATACACCAGTATACAACCAGCATACACCAGTATACACCAGTATACACCAGTATACACCAGCATACACCAGCATACACCAGCATACACCAGTATACAACCAGAAGCTGTGTGGTGGGGCTTTGACTCTCCCACACACTGAACTTGTAGTGTATCATAAgtaatgacagaaaatgtgttgttgtctAGGAGACGTCCAGTGCACATCGTACTTCATTGAGCCGGTGCAGTGGATGGAACAAGCTTTACTTGGTGTGATGGACGGACAGGTAATGCACACCTGCGCACTCACAGACCCTTAACCCTAAAGCAATGACTtgaccaagcatcaacctccgaggctgaaacatgaagcatcaacactgaagaaccagaagctgcagttcctctaacgaccactagagtctggctccaacagtgagtcagtccccatagactcccatgttaaaatgtccaactttacagcagaaataaacatgtttacagcctggtacaaaaacacttatggtctctagagctaatttcctccttcatgacacctgtttatagaactcacctgtttacattttattaaggactaaagttatggagagttgagggcgtggcctctttgagtgacaggtgggtgagcgtatgctcgccacaaactggcatgaaCCAAAGTCTCGACCCCTCCtcttttgaccatttttggattagccgagGGTTAgtgggcggagtcagacactgccaagatggtgacggtggagcagctcactctgagcttcagaaccgctcttcagaaacctgtgggtgacgtcacagaggctacgtccatctttattttaccGTCTATGGTCTTGACTCTCGAGCAGCTGTTTGAAGGTGTCAGAAAATGAGAAGTGGCCAAAACATCTTCACTTTCCCAACATGTCCTAACGCCATGGTTTAAAACTTATAAGCACTTACTAGCCCCCCATCCTAACCTTCACCGTCACAACTAAATGCCTGACCCCACCCCTTCCCCTCGGCTAAAACCTTAACCATAAAACCAAGTCTCAACCCTCGAACCGCTTTGACGTTGAGAGGAGCAGCTGGGTTGGTTATCTGCGCTCACGTTAtgtttcttccctcctctctcctcctgtgtttgtgCGCAGCTGCTGTGTCCTAAGTGTAGCTCTAAGCTGGGCTCTTTCAACTGGTGCGGGGATCAGTGTTCCTGCGGCCGCTGGGTCACTCCGGCCTTCCAGCTGCACCGCAACAGAGTGGACGAGATCCGACAACTGAGCATACGGAAATAAAACCAAGTGTAAAACCTCAGACTCAAACTGGTCCTGTATACAagtacatcacacacacacacacacacacacacacacacacacacacacacacactctctgcaggcagaaaacaaaacaatctgtgATCCAGTTAAGAATGAATGTTTAAAGAATTTTCAACAGGACCAGTTTATTGTGTAACTGACGTCTGACTGTTTTGCGTTACACACACATTGTACATGAAATACATACGTGTAAATATCAAAAGACACTTTTGAGTAAATGAATCTGCAAAGTTTTTGTGTGGAGAATTATTTGAGTGACATTCCTGTTTCATGGGTCAGTTTATAAAGTGTGTTCAGACGGGCTTCAGTAATGTGTTGTATCAGCTCTCACAATCTAATAGAAgaataatatattttctatCTAGAATAATAAACCAGTATAATATATAAGAGGGTTTTTAACTCTCAGAGAtactttaacaaaataaaagctcctcATGTCGTATccaaacactcaaactgatctgCAAACCGCATCAGATCAATAAGATCATTCAGCCTGACCTGAGCACAGACACGAGAACACTGTAAATAAACCTCCATGAATCTGATcagaaaccagagaagaagaagcagcagctcctcagtcagtgatgGATGTCAGTTCATCCAATGAACTTAAATAGAAAATTCACTTCTCTTCAtttcacaaaatttaaacaaacttgagctgaagaaaaaactcactgtatccatggcaacatatttcctgtttcctgaaaAGTTTAGTTTGTATCTGAAGTGATGCCATCACTGCATGTGGCCTACAGCtgatctgatgtaaacaaactcaTTTGACTCATAATGATTTGGTGTTACAGatatagattatagattatagatatATATTCTCTGAACCTGTGGGTGAGCTACTGGGAGCTCTCGAGCCACCAGTTGGAGAGCTACTGGTGGCTCTCAGGCCCACGCTAACATAATCTGTAATAACACACGGGCTCCACAAGATGGCGGCTTCAGTAAAAACATCTCCACAGCCACTCGTAGAAAAGCCTCTCAACAAAGTCGAGGTTCTGCCGCTCAACCAGTGgaagacttttaatgtgaaagagcTGCGGGCAGAGCTGAGTTCCTGTCAGCATCAAACAGATGAACGTGGTGAAACTgtcatgaaatataaaacaatcaGAAATCACAGATCAAGATTTCTTTATGAAAGTTAACATAATAAAACAGCTGTGTACAGATTCATCGTCATCCTGGGTTTGGGTCGAGACACTTTGTGGTTCTGGAAAATGTGATTTAGggtaattattatattatattatgttgttattactATATAAACCGTAAAATATCATCCGTGGGTTTCTCTGACCCTCAGTGACAGTGTCTGATCATATTTCATGGTCAGCAGCGTTGGACTGTCACGGTGAGCGGCGTCACTGATGCTGCTCCATCAGTGCAGGACTGGACTCAGCCGCCAGTCCAACACACGCCTGGAAACCTGGAGCCGACACTGGAAacacagtgcagagagagagggagaggttaTGTAAAAGAGGTGGAAAAAGGGTTTAAATAAGGTGAAGTAAAAATgtgtgaagaggagaaaagagagaggactgggtgggtgggtgggtgggggtttcCACTTCTCTCATAGGCTCTGGAATTAGGAATCAATCACAGGAGAGTTCCACTCCAGCTGTATACactactgtatctgtgtgtgtgtgtgtgtggtgtgtgtgtgtgtgtgtgtgtgtgtgtgtgtggggggggggggatgtgtGTTTGGACAGTTTGGGTTTAACTCATGTTGCTGcatgtgtgttatttattataCTTGTATGTAAAGTGATGAGCACAAACATTTACACCTCCCcttccaaaaaataaaaccataaagtTTTTTACCTGCTGCTTCTCACTGACCCGACCCCGGCTGAAATGGAAGAGCAGCACCTGAGGAGGACGGAGTCTCTGTAATGTGCACGAGCAGATGCAGACAATCAGGATGACATCATTATCTAATCTAATCTCTAATCTGAGACTTCCAGGTGTCGCCGACAGATCGGACCTGAGCCGCACGACCTTCTCTCCACCacgagggaggggggaggaggaggaggaggctgggacTCCTGGAGGAGGATGATCCACATCCGAAACATCTGGAATAAGGCCCTGACAgccaggagggagggagaggtcCCAAGACCCCCGATGgtgcagcacagagaggagatattgttgctgaccatgtgcttCCCTTTAGTTTAGCtactaaaattaaaaacatgctgCATTTGCCTCCTGTGCatcttttttattgatttgatGCTTTAGAGAAAGTTTGAGTCACAGTGTTTGTCAGGTCACGATCTCCTGCAGACGGAGCATGATGGTGAAGTCTGGTGGATAAAACAGAACACATAACCAGCCAGGTGGCAGGCGTGTTataccccccccctctctgcccCGGCTCTCTGCAGACGGTCAGCTGCCAGAGAAAGGTAGAAACAAGACACACGGATCAGATGAGACACTTCCTGTGGATGATCTGCACCAGACGCCGACATGACTTTCATTAACCTGCTTTCCTGTCAGCAGATCCTGTGAGGAGTTTGCAGGAGTTTGCAGGAGTTTGCAGGAGTTTGCAGGAGtttgcaggagcagcaggagtttgcaggagcagcaggagtttGCAGGAGTTTGCAGGAGTTTGCAGgagtttgcagcagcagcaggagtttgCAGgagtttgcagcagcagcagcggcgggaGAGAGAAGCAGTGACATGATGGAGGATGTGAGTCACAGTCGAACCCTCGGGCCTCTGTGACTCTGCGGTTTCTGTATCTGGGACTAGAAAGCATTtctactttaaaaacaaaaaataaaaaagcagcgAGGAGAGATCTGCTGCTCTGATTAACTGTCACAGGAAAGGAAAGGTGATTTTCACTAATTGTGGTCTGGGTCGTTCCTGCTGAGACTGTATGATGTGAGGGGTTCTGGCAGTTTTCTGCAGATTCATGAGAGAACTCCTTTGCAACTTTCCAGGAAAggttatttctgtcttttcctccaGACCGGGCGAACAAGTCATttttccattgtgtgtgtgtgtgtgtgtgtgtgtgtgtgtgtgtgtgtgtgtgtgtgtgtgtgtgtgtgtgtgtgtgtgtgtgtgtgtgtgcgactgAAAGTGTGATTTAACATCCAACCTCCAACTATTTCATACTTCTCCTGCACTTCTTCATGGTTTTAAATCTCCACAGCCTGAAAATGAGCTGCTCGTCGTTCTTGTCTCGTTGCGTCATTTAGCTTCGACCGCGACGACGGCGCTCCGGTTGTATTTCTCCAATCCGTCTGTCTGAGACGCCGTGAGTAACAA encodes:
- the dusp12 gene encoding dual specificity protein phosphatase 12; the encoded protein is MLLVDPGLYIGTAADLNDRQALADAAVTHVLSVDSVDPAGLLPADGGFHRKWVNVLDEVTSDLLSHMDDCFLFIREAVDGGRTAIVHCQAGRSRSATIVTAYLMKRHQLGFTEAYDRLKSVKQDVQVNTGFEEQLRLYEAMNCEVDSSSPLYKQYRLTKITEKYPELQQVPRELFAVDPAHSSSSEVSYRCRKCRRTLFRGSSILSHPVGEGASAFGHKKSGNLTGDVQCTSYFIEPVQWMEQALLGVMDGQLLCPKCSSKLGSFNWCGDQCSCGRWVTPAFQLHRNRVDEIRQLSIRK